In Mauremys reevesii isolate NIE-2019 linkage group 16, ASM1616193v1, whole genome shotgun sequence, a single window of DNA contains:
- the LOC120384782 gene encoding agouti-related protein, whose translation MLNMLLLSWGVLQGIQAILTSDLSSSRLSEMHPSLDGADRSSYPSLLRKVKEAPVGPAGTLPRPGFDRMAMELRVADEDLMQEASVLEPEVLSAALEAQGREERSPRRCVRLLESCLGHQLPCCDPCATCYCRFFNAFCYCRKINATFPCGKN comes from the exons ATGCTGAATATGCTGTTGCTGAGttggggggtgctgcagggaatCCAGGCCATCCTCACCTCTGACCTCAGCAGCAGTCGCCTGTCAGAGATGCACCCCAGTCTGGATGGGGCAGACAGGTCCAGCTACCCCAGCCTTCTGCGGAAAGTCAAGGAGGCACCCGTGGGGCCCGCAG GGACTTTGCCAAGGCCTGGGTTTGACAGGATGGCTATGGAGCTCCGCGTAGCTGATGAGGACCTCATGCAGGAAGCCAGTGTACTGGAGCCAGAG GTGTTGTCTGCTGCACTGGAGGCTCAGGGCCGAGAGGAGCGCTCTCCACGCAGGTGCGTCCGCCTGCTGGAATCCTGCCTTGGGCACCAGCTCCCCTGCTGTGATCCTTGTGCCACCTGCTACTGCCGCTTCTTCAATGCCTTTTGCTATTGCAGGAAAATCAATGCCACATTCCCATGTGGCAAGAACTAG